The DNA window TTGTTAATTGACATAGCGCATTCAATATTGGTATAAACTTTAGTAACATTTGCAAAAAATACTAATTACCTCTATACTATTTGATAGCAATCAagctattattattaattaattagtattaaaaattatttttgatacaGTGTGTTTTAACTGTACTTTTGCGCAGGAGTAATTTTTAGCAGGAGATCTAGAAGCTAGTTTTTGTAGCTCTCACATGTGCATCACTATCACTAGTTTTTGTTTGAATAGTTATATGAAATATACATTTAgcaatttttctcttttctcacaACTGTCAACTAATTAAAATTTGTTTCAATTATCACGTTTAACCACTTAATTGAAATAgtcaataaaatttatcatatgATCAAAATACGTTTCGAAACAAATGGAAGATGTGATACGGGATTTTCAATAGATCATAATTTGTCAAATAAACAGATCGAGATAAATTtgaattgagttaataaataattaattgatataCATGGATGGAGAGTGATGGGTAAGTACACAAATAGCTACTTTTCGGTTCATCTTAAAAACTAATCACTATCATaagatttcaaatttcacaaaTGAAAGTCAACGATATCGTTGTGAAATAACCGTACCTCTTATTATCTATGCAATTTAAAACTCCATAATGACAATAACTCTTTTTCgattacaaaattaaaaagtagTTAGCTTGTTCTATTACTATGAAATAATTAAGGTCAAGATGAGTTAAATATTGGATCATAGTTAAATCTATATATTGAACTCTTgccaaattttaatttcattatattttcaaatttttttatgtaaaaatattattgaaaatttgaaaactcTAGTTGGTtgccctatttttttttgtagaaggTGCTTGAGGTACTCGAAGAAGTATAAATCAAATAGAAGGGTCTGTTCATAAatcaatgaaaaattatttatctaatttGATTCGAGATGAGTAACAAAGTTTGTCTTACTATAATGGACATGAGAATCCCTTTTGAAGGGGAAGAATCAGTTCAGAAATATAGTCATCTTTGCCCTTCACGTCAATTCTACAAATCTTTTATTCAGCTTCATTTATATTAGACTTAAATGCGTTATAACTATCTGACTTTATCTAATAGCTAGCTAGGGCTTTTTCTTTATTGAtttgttataatttatttaattaccTAATAATTTTCTCTCTATTTGTTATAGCTTAGAGTTGAACAAAATatatcaaagaaaaataaaaaaaaatactttaacatgGTTTTTAATTTGTAGATGGATTGTATTGAACAAGTCAAAATGAATTAACAAATGTATCATTAACCCATCCAATTTTGAAAGAGTTTGTGCGTGTGATTAGTTTTATTGTCACCTCCATTTAACTTGTATACTCATTATTTTTCCAAAGAGTATAACTGGTGACCAACATATATATAACTTCAAATAAAATTGCACCTCCTCTAAGTTTAAATCAAAGTGAGTGTTCTTGGAAAAGATTGAAAATAGTGATAAATACCATTATATTATTGtcaaataagttaaatttgTGGTTGTATTCACAAATAGAGATTATTAAGATTTGttctttataatatataaaatttatattttaaattagagTTCATAAGGTAAAATTGAGTATTAAATCGTATGTCGAATAGCCGAAATTCCAAGAATAAATTGTTGTTTCTAGACAAAAAATTATTCacataaatttcatataaaaaaaacttaaaagtaCAATATTATGTGTAttgaaaaaagggaaaaattgtacataatgacaaactattaattcaaattaaatggtataaccacactttgatttaattgtgccctgtagcaaactgtttgtcagtcgcctctctccctcaaactctcgcttgccactctcccTCTGTCGCTCGCtggcctctctcgctttatacaaacagaaatgtgtaaattgtgtttctgtttgtataaagcgagagaaaattgtatatacacatgcaaatacatatatctttgtcctatatacttataattatacaacacaaatattCCCCtgtccagttctcttttgcatttctctctttctcgctttatacaaacacaaattatacaaaatacaatgtataatttatgtttgtataaagcgagagagagaacgatatttgatatacaaacgttttattttgattcaattgtatacaaattcaaattttgtacagatatacaaacacataaaattaaattgagagACTCTCAACGATTTATACAGACGAGAGGCTGAcaataatttatacaaatggcctgccagcgaaattatacaaatctgaagaggatgtttgttatggagcgcaattatgcaaactttgctataacatacaaatatgaattttgtgtttgctatatgtgaaagttgctctttgaAAAAATCGAAATTGGCCTAAGCAATTAGCTAGGTCAAACTTCAGATAAAATTATGACTTGATAAAATCACTCTTCAAACaaaatatgttaattttttttgccaAACTTCGTATTGCAATTTTTTTACAACTTCAGCCTCGTATGTCCAAAGTACTAACTCCAAAATTAGTATATTTTCCAAAAAGGAATAATATATCAATTTCAACTACAACTTAAATGATGATATCAAAACCATATATTTGTACGCTGTTGGCCCCATATTCCAGTGATGAATGAAAGACAAAATGCAAGTAGTAGTATTTGGAAACAAATAATGTGAACATtgtacataaaataatatatgaagcACATCGATCAATCATTCTCTGTTTCTGTTGTCTTACATAAAGTTAGACGTGGAAAAGAAGCAATATGGCAGGTGAATATATagtatagtatagtaattaataaatatgacaGATTTCAAATTTACAGTGAACATTTTAAAAAGGTGGGTTGGTCCCCCTACCAAAAATTGTGATATATGTTTCTTTGTATCTTTATGGATTATTAAATCGATCGATCAGAAAATTTGAGTATAGAAGTGACTAAttcttttgtttctattttgttGGATGTTTTTGATGTTCCATCCATCCTCTATTATCTCTTACACTATATGTGTATTCCCCACATAAATGTGGGGTTGAATCATGTGTTAGATTATTAAAATTCGAAGAACGAGTTATATGTGTTGTGCACATGCCTTAGTTAAGTTTAAAAGGGGGAActttcaaaaacaacaaatattcaGTGTTTAATACGATTTTTTAGCTACAATTTCATTgattacgattcgtagctatACTTTGATTTTgctatgcatttgtatatttttgcggattttggagaaaaaaatacaataaactgatttgtatcaaaatgaataatatTAGGAGGAAAAAGGCGAGCGAAATCGAGAGAAGCAGGAGAGAAAATTGGATTTTGTAttgtattatgtatttatttaatgCATAATTGTTTTGTGTTCTGTGTCAATAGTATTCGAAATACAACGAATACAATTGTATTCATCTTCTCTTTGATTGGATATaattgatacataatacatTTGACAGATAGGATAACTGtacattaaaaatatcaatatagcttttttgaatacaattgatataaaatacaaaaatctaaCATATATTTAGTTGAATACAATTGCTACATAATACCTNNgggggggggggggggggggggtaggtAGGCAAGGGAGAGAGTTTGCTATATATACAACATATAGTGATTCTTTGTTTaaactataattatttttcataaaaatattgacatttttaccTTGTTACATAATTTCCTTTTAAGTTAGATGCAAAATATTGACTGAAGTTTAGGTATATGTCTGTGTTATGTTCTATCCAAATTATAGTTTGCTTGATGTCACACTGGTTAATTtaattttgcaagttaattgCTTCGGAAACAACTTCAGACGTAGACTTTGGAAATTTTTGTCTGAACTATGAACTTGTGAAAGATCAAATATGAAACATTCTACGCGCAATTTGATATGACTTATCAAGATCAACTTCAGATATACTTTACTAAAATTTTGACCTTGGCAAAACTTAAGATATATAATGACTTGTCACGATCAACTTTACACTTTTTACTAAAGATATGGCCTTTGCAAGGCTTTAAACATATATGGCTTGCTAATGTCAATTTTGGACTCTCTCTTTTTACTGAAAAAAATGTGACTTTAGTTTGCCAATTTCAGACATGTTTGACTGAAAGTATGGCCTTATAACAAGATcaaactttaaatatttttgtctaAAATTATAGCTTTGCAGGACCACACTTCACAGACACTTTTGTTTGAAATTGGAGTTCCACTTATGCTACTGATCAATTTGACTTGAGAATCATAGTGCCTACTTTTACTTATGctacttttatatattttttactcatCATATTTCaatctaatttatttaattttgtctaaaatcaattcataatatatgaatatatggagatttatactaatatattaaatcatgaattttttttttttttgaagtggaaaaaaaaaaactaggacACACGAGtgcaaataattatttgagtaCTGAAAATCCaaaggtgattcttttgatgaTGTTGAACCTGACAGAGTTGATTCAACCGCCCCTGATTTTAATTCtgataatacaaagaaaaagagaaattttttaGCAGAGTCCCAACCAATAATAGTTGTGTCATGTGTGACCTTCAATTGATTAATTGACACTTGGATAATGTGTCTATTTCTTTACCTTTTTACCATCTCTCCTACTCAcatttcttttcattcattttcctactcctaaatcctaataaatatttttttactttattttattaagatgttgatatattgaataaaaaaattaataaatatttttttatcacaataactaaaaacatttttaggactgaatatttaaaatactcatatcattcaatatttttaataatatcaaattaactcaaaaatatttagtgTTTTCTCAATTACTAgcacctaaaaaaataaattaattcaaatttagttcATATAATCATgtgcaaaaaaacaaaaaattaacaactataaatatatgaactaaaacagaattaaaaaaaaatatgaaaaactaaatttgaattaattaattttttttaggtgCTAGTAATTGGGAAAAcactaaatatttttgagttaatttgatattattaaaaatattgaatgataTGAGTATTTTAAATACTCAATCCTAAAAACGCTTTTAGttattgtgataaaaaaaatgtttgttaaTTCTTTTATTCAATATAACAACATCTtaagaaaatgaagttaaaaaaatatttattagtagtaagaaaataagaaaatgaatgaaaagagGATGAGTAGGAGAGAGATggtaaaaatgtaaaaaagtaGACACATTATCCAAGTGTTAATTAATCAATGGATTGTCACACAACTATTGATGGTTGAGCCTCTACCATTGtaaaattttttagaaaaagagtAGCTTCTCATCTCCGACAACAACAGCTGGAGGGGGAGAAAATATTAACCAGATATGTATATTTtgtctgtctcaatttatgtaatgTACGTAGTTTCAcgatataaaatttaagaaagaaagaattttgaaatttgtgatctTGAATATGTCATAAATgtttgtaaatcatttcatttatGATCTAATggatatttgaaaattgaattgTTATTAATCATAGAAATGTGTAGTTCTTTTTTAGatgaactaaaaaagaaattaagttatATAAATTGGGAGACATAGTGAGTACCATATACTCACTCTGTCCCTTTTAGttgtcataattttctttttcagagtttttttttttgtttcccaccCAATGtccggagcccacattggagctccgactaaatttggattgtgCTCTACAGGGCCTTTTTGgaggtggcgctcccaacaggattttctccatactcagggctcgaacccgagacctctggttaagggtgaaacactcccaccagtgcaccaTAACCCATATTGGttttttttaagagttaaacgataagaactttgactaacattttacaatgtattttttcatcatattaatatgcaataaattgtaatatatagtacttttcgtatagtttttgaatatctaaatttttagtttgaaatatcgaattaatgtaatctaatttaactttaaaaattactcaaattgactttcgaaaaacgcaacatgacaactaaaagaGACGGAGAGAGTAATATTATTCtatccatttcaatttgtttgtcatattttgacttgacatagaatttaagaaagtaaataagaCTTTAACTCTTGTGGTTATTTATTAAAGATCTATCAAATGAATcagaataatttttaattttatgattaaatatgtcatatgaaaggttgaaattaaaaaaatcatttaaaaaataaaataagataaataaattaaaatggaggtATTATATCTTTATACTGCTATATACAAGTACAGCAGCAACACGGATTTTTATCAAGAGAACACACAtatgtgtatgtatatatacacacaccaAATTGGTACTATTTATTATTACTATCATGCTTTAATTCGTTGAAGACGCACGAgataaagtaaataattttttgttttcttcaacCTTTAAACTTTTGAATTGGATGATAATTACACACTTTAATATGATATTGCAACAAGCATAGATCTAAGTTTGGCTTATTATCGCCATCTattatcaaaaagaatttcTACAAACTTGACCCATAAAACAAGGGTGGTGGGAGAGGAGATGTTAGGAATATTAATTAGTGTTATCTAAGAAATTTTAGGCACGAACATGCACATAATAATGCAACATTATACATGCCCGTGGCGAAATTATAGCCTAAAAAATCGGACATGTAAACTCGTGcataaaattagatattttatgtatataatacTGACACAAACGCTATTAGAAGGCAAAATAGTGCGCAGTTAATTGAATGTTGAGTTGTCTAAAGCCTAGAAGACTAGGGATCAAATGTCACTTaatacttatttttcttctttttcatgttataaaaatcctaaattcgTCTCTGtttaaaatatgttatatattatatgtatccACGAAGCATTAGGAAATTAAGTTCGTATTATTGGGGCCCAATAGTGATTTTAAAGCTCTATAAATGTTGAGAAATGAACTTAATTATAATCAAGGCTTGAAGCAAAAATCTGACTTTCCTGAGGTTGAACAAGTGAAATTTACCCTAATGGTTCACAAAAGACATTATAGTTACATGCATATATGAATAcatcaaaaataacttttagcgacaataactatatatattaacaaagtgtATTAAAGTTTTTACCagtattaattagttaattatcattagattcaatatatattttagagATACTTACAAAGAATGTTATAATAATTACCtctaaatatacatatttaacgATATTTAAGTTATTACCTTTTAAGTAGATCTTTTTGTGTAACCTATATACCTTAGGGATAAAGGTGTTCCCTACTTCCCTTCCCATTCTCATCAATTTGTATTGGTTATTATATTAGACAGAGAATGCATATATAAGTAATAAATTTGATGAGAATTAATCACTAGGCATATATTTCACTTCTTTAAAGTTCCTTTTGAAACTAGCTTAGCAGCTTTAATTTTCACATTATAAACAAAAGTGGTCCATATATACAACTAAAGCTGAAACCAATAACATAAACAAGAAAGTATAATACatgctatatatataataaattataaagagATGACTAATTGGCTAGCTAGTAATATAACTCAAGCTAGAGAATGTCCTTTTATAATGAacagataaaataatttatttatttattattattgttatagtaAAACCATAAACAAATCCCTCAAAATAGGACACTTCACAATCACACACAGACAGTTTTACTAGACTCTCTGAATATGACACAATATATAGCCATAAAATACTTAGACAATGACTTTTTTTAGTAGCTCAAAACTACAAAAAAGTCTATAAAAAAGAACCAAATTTATGGTCTAGCTAGTAAATTGCATGTGATGAAGAGAACTAGCTAGAAAACCATAGCACACTAGTAgtaacaatatatttatataaagcaCACAATTTATTTTTCCCCTTAGGAAAATTAGGTTTCAAATatttcctcctcctcctcctgaGGTGTTTTGATCATTCCAAGGAAAATAGCTTCCTCCTCCTCCATGATGATCATATCCCATTCTTCTACTAATTGCCATGTTATGAAGTGTTGATCCAATATTTTCTCCTTCATGATGATGAGAACCAATTAATGGTGGTGACACATCATTGCAATTTGAAGCATAGCGCATTAAATCCGCCTTCGCCGCGTCGAGCTCCTTCTCAAGGCGCTCGACTTGGCGTTGGAGGAAAGTTATTGCGCTAACACAACCATAAACGGGGTCCCTCACTCTGGCCTCCGCCTCGTAGGCCAGAGTGTTGACCGCGTCCTCCCTCTGATGAGGGAGGACTTCGTTCAAAAGCTTGGTCACATTGCTAGCCCCAAAAATTTTGTGAACATTGGCAAATTTGTGTGGCTCCTCAGGTGGGAAATGAGGTGCAAAAATGCAACCAGGAAGACATTTTCTCCTAAGGAATTTGCAAGCAGCACAAGGGGAGTTGTAGCAGCTGGATGAAGCCATATAAGCTGCAAACAAGGTTAATCatcaagtaattaattttagctcttcttttaataaaacatttttataCTATTAGTTActacaaaaattgaaattatgtcATGACTAacctaatttcataattttctcCTACTCATGgatatattttcttgaaattctttgtgtaaaaataataaaatcttgtATAACACATTTAAGATTTAGAAAAGAAATGaggagaaaatatcttttaattattctaGTTTGAATCAAAAGAGTAGATCACAAAAAAGGAGGAGAAATACCttgagaaaattaattattttatgaaatcaCTTAGATAAAAGCATGTTGGATAATAAAAACaatgattttgaaaagaaatgaggagaaaatatcttttaattattctggtaatttcaataaaagagtaattaaatcacaaaaaaaggaggaga is part of the Solanum stenotomum isolate F172 chromosome 8, ASM1918654v1, whole genome shotgun sequence genome and encodes:
- the LOC125872196 gene encoding protein LATERAL ORGAN BOUNDARIES-like; its protein translation is MASSSCYNSPCAACKFLRRKCLPGCIFAPHFPPEEPHKFANVHKIFGASNVTKLLNEVLPHQREDAVNTLAYEAEARVRDPVYGCVSAITFLQRQVERLEKELDAAKADLMRYASNCNDVSPPLIGSHHHEGENIGSTLHNMAISRRMGYDHHGGGGSYFPWNDQNTSGGGGGNI